The Amaranthus tricolor cultivar Red isolate AtriRed21 chromosome 6, ASM2621246v1, whole genome shotgun sequence genome has a segment encoding these proteins:
- the LOC130815130 gene encoding isocitrate lyase codes for MAIAASFTQSSMIMEEEARFEAEVAEVQQWWNTDRFKLTHRNYTARDVVSLRGTLKQHYPSNDMSKKLWHTLKSHQANGTASRTFGALDPVQVTLMSKHLDTIYVSGWQCSSTHTTTNEPGPDLADYPYDTVPNKVEQLFAAQKFHDRKQKEARMSMSREERARTPYVDYCKPIIADGDTGFGGATVTVKLCKLFVERGAAGVHIEDQSSVTKKCGHMAGKVLVPANEHVNRLVACRLQFDVMGTETILVARTDAVGATLIQSNIDARDHQFILGVTNPALRGKGLAMLISEATNRGKSAAELQALEDEWIAKAQLKTFSECVSDAIKGLSNIVETEKTRRLDEWMNHSSFDKCLSNDEAREVAAKLGLPNLFWDWDLPRTREGFYRFKGSVDAAILRGWAFAPYTDLIWMETSSPDLNECIKFSDGVKSRYPNMMLAYNLSPSFNWDASNMNDKQMMDFIPKIAKLGFCWQFITLAGFHADALIIDTFAKDFAKRGMLAYVERIQREERKHGVDTLAHQKWSGANYYDRVLRTVQGGITSTAAMAKGVTEDQFKETWTRPGASSDTSNGAVVLARPRM; via the exons ATGGCGATCGCTGCATCTTTCACCCAGTCTTCAATG ATCATGGAAGAAGAAGCCAGATTTGAAGCAGAGGTAGCAGAGGTCCAACAATGGTGGAACACCGATCGATTCAAGCTAACTCACCGCAACTACACAGCACGAGACGTAGTGTCACTTCGTGGGACACTCAAACAACACTACCCTTCAAATGACATGTCTAAAAAACTGTGGCACACCCTTAAATCTCACCAAGCCAATGGCACAGCTTCTCGAACCTTTGGCGCATTAGACCCTGTGCAAGTTACTTTGATGTCGAAACATCTCGACACCATCTATGTATCGGGATGGCAATGCTCGTCAACTCACACGACAACGAATGAGCCTGGCCCTGACCTTGCAGACTACCCGTATGACACTGTGCCAAACAAGGTGGAACAGCTATTCGCTGCACAGAAGTTCCATGACAGAAAGCAGAAGGAGGCTCGTATGTCTATGTCACGTGAGGAGAGGGCGCGTACTCCTTATGTGGACTATTGTAAGCCCATTATTGCTGATGGTGATACAGGGTTTGGTGGTGCGACTGTTACGGTTAAGCTGTGTAAGTTGTTTGTCGAGCGAGGTGCTGCAGGAGTTCATATCGAAGATCAATCTTCAGTGACTAAGAAGTGTGGTCATATGGCGGGGAAGGTTTTGGTTCCTGCGAATGAGCATGTTAATCGGCTTGTTGCGTGTAGGTTACAATTTGATGTTATGGGGACTGAGACGATTCTTGTGGCTAGGACCGATGCAGTTGGTGCTACATTGATTCAATCGAATATTGATGCTCGTGATCATCAATTTATACTTGGGGTTACTAATCCGGCTCTTCGTGGCAAGGGTCTTGCTATGTTGATTTCTGAAGCCACCAATAGAG GTAAGTCGGCAGCTGAGCTGCAAGCATTGGAAGACGAATGGATTGCTAAAGCGCAGTTGAAAACCTTCTCCGAATGTGTAAGTGACGCGATCAAAGGGTTGAGTAACATTGTTGAGACAGAGAAGACTAGGAGACTCGATGAATGGATGAACCACTCAAGCTTTGATAAATGTTTGTCCAATGATGAAGCTAGAGAGGTTGCAGCCAAGTTAGGTCTCCCAAATCTGTTTTGGGATTGGGACTTACCAAGGACTAGGGAAGGGTTCTATAGGTTTAAGGGATCCGTGGATGCTGCTATTCTACGCGGATGGGCTTTTGCTCCTTACACCGACTTAATATGGATGGAGACTTCTAGTCCCGACCTCAATGAGTGCATAAAGTTCTCCGATGGAGTAAAATCGAGGTACCCGAATATGATGTTGGCTTACAATCTTTCACCTTCGTTCAATTGGGATGCATCGAACATGAACGATAAACAAATGATGGACTTCATTCCTAAGATTGCTAAGCTTGGATTTTGTTGGCAATTCATTACTCTTGCTGGTTTCCATGCTGATGCTTTGATAATTGATACTTTTGCTAAAGACTTTGCTAAGAGGGGTATGTTGGCTTACGTCGAAAGGATTCAAAGGGAGGAAAGGAAACATGGAGTGGATACTTTGGCTCATCAGAAATGGTCCGGTGCCAATTACTATGATCGTGTGCTTAGGACTGTTCAAGGTGGCATAACCTCAACCGCTGCCATGGCCAAAG GGGTTACCGAGGATCAATTCAAGGAGACATGGACAAGACCAGGTGCAAGTTCGGATACGAGTAATGGGGCTGTGGTGCTTGCTAGGCCGAGGATGTAA